Proteins encoded in a region of the Patescibacteria group bacterium genome:
- the fusA gene encoding elongation factor G: MARKYPLEKLRNIGIIAHIDAGKTTTTERVLFYTGITHKIGDIDEGTTTTDWMDQERERGITITSAAITCFWTPQDLAQKGEKEYKINIIDTPGHIDFTAEVQRSLRVLDGGVVVFDGVAGVEPQSETVWRQADKFNVPRICLINKMDRMGADFYKGLESIWEKLNPNAVAVQLPIGAEEHFKGVIDLFTMKAIRFEGDSGEIVKQEDIPADLTEKAKEWREKMIEKIAGEDEALLEKYLAQQEISNDELRAALRKATIVNKLYPVFCGSSLKNKGVQPVLDAVIYYLPSPIDLPPVEGTDPDTNKVIKRRTDDNDPFACLAFKIATDPYVGSLTFFRVYSGTLKKGSYVLNTATGEKERISRILRMHADSREDIDEIYAGDIAATVGLKNTSTGNTLCDEDNPIVLEEIIFPEPVISIRVEPKNKVDEEKMGVALKRLSREDPTFTMKIDNETNETIISGMGELHLEIIVDRMKREFSVEANVGRPQVAYKETIKATSKAESKYVKQSGGRGQYGHVVLEIEPREKGKGFEFFDKIKGGSIPKEFIPAVEKGVKEAMEKGIVAGYPMIDIGVTLQDGSFHEVDSSEFAFKIAGSMAFQDAAKKGNPVLLEPIMKLEVVIPENFFGDVIGDLSARRGKIKETKDRLNLKIIDANVPLAEMFGYATTIRSLTEGRGTFTMEFDSYQEVPKNVVEQIVEGKKK, from the coding sequence ATGGCTAGAAAATATCCTTTAGAAAAACTTAGGAATATTGGGATAATCGCTCATATTGATGCTGGTAAAACAACAACTACTGAGCGTGTTTTGTTTTACACTGGTATTACTCATAAGATTGGAGACATTGATGAAGGTACAACTACTACTGACTGGATGGATCAGGAAAGAGAAAGGGGTATTACAATCACCTCAGCCGCTATTACTTGTTTTTGGACACCTCAAGATTTGGCTCAAAAAGGGGAAAAGGAATATAAGATCAATATTATTGATACCCCAGGACACATTGATTTCACAGCTGAAGTTCAAAGATCTTTAAGGGTATTAGATGGCGGAGTAGTTGTTTTTGATGGAGTGGCTGGTGTAGAACCTCAATCAGAAACTGTTTGGCGCCAAGCTGACAAGTTTAATGTTCCAAGAATATGTCTTATCAATAAAATGGACAGAATGGGCGCTGATTTTTACAAAGGATTAGAATCTATTTGGGAAAAACTAAATCCAAATGCCGTTGCAGTACAGCTTCCAATTGGAGCAGAGGAACATTTTAAAGGCGTGATTGATTTATTTACAATGAAAGCTATTAGATTTGAAGGAGATTCAGGAGAAATTGTAAAACAAGAAGATATTCCTGCTGATTTAACAGAGAAAGCCAAAGAGTGGAGAGAAAAAATGATTGAAAAGATTGCAGGAGAAGATGAAGCGCTTTTAGAAAAATATTTAGCTCAGCAAGAAATTTCAAATGATGAGTTAAGAGCAGCTTTAAGAAAAGCAACTATTGTCAATAAGCTGTATCCAGTGTTTTGCGGTTCATCTTTGAAAAACAAAGGAGTCCAGCCAGTTTTAGATGCAGTAATTTATTATTTGCCAAGTCCTATTGATCTTCCTCCTGTTGAAGGAACTGATCCTGATACAAATAAAGTGATCAAAAGAAGAACAGATGACAACGATCCATTTGCCTGTTTGGCTTTTAAAATTGCTACTGATCCTTATGTTGGTTCTTTAACTTTTTTCAGAGTATATTCAGGAACACTTAAAAAAGGTTCTTATGTTTTAAATACTGCTACTGGTGAAAAAGAAAGAATCAGTAGAATTTTAAGAATGCACGCTGATTCCCGCGAAGATATTGATGAGATTTATGCAGGTGATATTGCTGCTACTGTCGGCCTTAAAAATACTTCTACTGGTAATACATTGTGTGATGAAGACAATCCAATTGTTTTAGAAGAAATTATTTTTCCAGAACCAGTTATTTCTATTAGGGTTGAGCCTAAAAATAAAGTAGATGAAGAAAAAATGGGTGTTGCTTTAAAAAGACTGTCTCGAGAAGATCCAACTTTCACAATGAAAATAGATAACGAGACTAATGAAACTATTATTTCTGGCATGGGCGAGCTTCATTTAGAAATCATCGTTGATAGAATGAAAAGAGAATTTAGTGTTGAAGCAAATGTTGGAAGACCTCAGGTTGCATATAAAGAAACAATTAAAGCTACTTCTAAAGCTGAATCTAAATATGTTAAGCAGTCAGGTGGAAGAGGCCAATATGGTCATGTTGTACTTGAGATAGAGCCAAGAGAAAAAGGCAAAGGATTTGAATTCTTTGATAAGATTAAAGGAGGATCAATACCAAAAGAATTTATTCCAGCAGTTGAAAAAGGAGTAAAAGAAGCTATGGAAAAAGGAATAGTTGCAGGTTATCCTATGATTGATATTGGTGTAACTCTTCAAGATGGTTCTTTCCATGAAGTTGATTCTTCTGAATTCGCCTTTAAAATCGCTGGTTCCATGGCTTTTCAAGATGCAGCTAAAAAAGGAAATCCAGTACTGTTAGAACCAATAATGAAACTAGAAGTAGTTATTCCTGAGAACTTTTTTGGTGATGTAATAGGAGATTTATCAGCGAGGAGAGGTAAAATAAAAGAAACTAAAGATAGGCTTAATTTAAAGATAATTGACGCTAATGTGCCTTTAGCTGAGATGTTTGGTTATGCTACAACTATAAGAAGCTTGACTGAGGGCAGGGGAACATTTACAATGGAGTTTGATAGTTATCAAGAAGTGCCTAAAAACGTGGTTGAACAGATTGTTGAAGGAAAGAAGAAATAG
- a CDS encoding nucleoside monophosphate kinase has translation MQFPIFKTKIKGIDKKFNLIDPKEQNEYFQAKAGEEIKKLKEFLKENTFIAYFLGKKNSGKGTYSKMFARLVGPELIHHFSVGDMVREIDKELSSEDSKKELVSFLETNYRGPKDLKEIIASLESRSTKTLLPTELILILIKREIQKIGKKTLFLDGFPRDLNQIDFSLFFRDLIGYRDDRDVFILIDVPKNVIDERIKHRRVCPVCKTSRNIRLLPTSKIGYENNEFYLMCDNPDCKDVKMVSKEGDEFGIEPIKDRLQKDDELIKRALSLYGISKVLIKNSVPVNVAKEYIDDYEVTPEYVYEWDESKQKVNIKEKPWIIKDDKGVDSYSLLAQPPTVSLIKQLVKIFNL, from the coding sequence ATGCAGTTTCCAATTTTTAAAACTAAAATCAAAGGAATAGATAAAAAATTCAATTTAATAGATCCAAAAGAACAAAATGAGTATTTTCAAGCTAAAGCAGGAGAAGAAATTAAAAAATTGAAAGAATTTTTAAAAGAAAATACTTTCATTGCATATTTTTTAGGTAAAAAAAACTCAGGTAAAGGAACATATTCAAAAATGTTTGCCCGTCTCGTTGGTCCTGAACTAATACATCATTTTTCTGTAGGGGACATGGTTAGAGAAATTGACAAAGAGCTTTCCAGTGAAGATTCTAAAAAAGAACTGGTTTCTTTTCTAGAAACAAACTACAGAGGGCCGAAAGATTTAAAAGAAATCATTGCTTCCCTAGAGAGCAGAAGCACAAAAACATTACTGCCAACAGAACTTATCTTAATTTTAATAAAAAGAGAAATACAAAAGATTGGTAAAAAAACATTGTTTCTTGATGGATTTCCCAGGGATTTAAATCAAATAGACTTCTCTTTATTTTTTAGAGACTTAATTGGCTACAGAGATGACAGAGATGTTTTTATTTTAATTGATGTTCCTAAAAATGTAATTGATGAAAGAATAAAACATAGAAGAGTTTGCCCTGTTTGTAAAACTTCAAGAAATATTAGGCTTTTGCCAACTTCAAAGATTGGTTATGAAAACAATGAGTTTTATTTAATGTGTGATAATCCGGATTGCAAAGATGTAAAAATGGTTTCAAAAGAAGGAGATGAATTTGGAATTGAACCAATTAAAGATAGATTACAAAAAGATGATGAGTTAATTAAAAGAGCGCTTTCTCTTTATGGAATTTCAAAAGTTTTGATAAAAAATTCAGTGCCAGTCAATGTTGCCAAAGAATATATTGATGATTATGAAGTTACTCCTGAATATGTATATGAATGGGATGAAAGCAAACAAAAAGTAAATATTAAAGAAAAGCCATGGATTATTAAAGATGATAAAGGTGTTGATTCTTATAGTCTGTTAGCTCAACCGCCAACAGTTTCTTTAATCAAGCAACTTGTTAAAATTTTTAATTTATAA
- the rpsS gene encoding 30S ribosomal protein S19, whose product MTRSLKKGPYIDEKLLKKVEELRGDKTKPIKTWSRRCAISPEMLGFTFLVHNGKQFISVKIDEGMIGHKLGEFAPTTKFLRHGGRMQKGLEKKTTAKPAEKK is encoded by the coding sequence ATGACAAGAAGTTTAAAAAAAGGCCCATATATTGACGAGAAATTACTGAAAAAGGTTGAAGAGCTGAGAGGAGATAAAACAAAGCCAATTAAGACTTGGTCTAGGCGTTGTGCTATTTCACCGGAAATGCTTGGCTTTACATTTTTAGTTCACAATGGCAAGCAATTTATTTCAGTAAAAATTGACGAAGGCATGATTGGTCATAAACTTGGCGAATTTGCTCCAACAACAAAATTCTTAAGACATGGTGGAAGAATGCAGAAAGGATTAGAGAAAAAAACAACTGCTAAACCAGCAGAGAAAAAATAG
- the tuf gene encoding elongation factor Tu codes for MAEKEKFVRSKPHVNIGTIGHVAHGKTTTTAAILHVSRLKGLNATNFGVDELNAAPEERARGLTISVSHVEFESDKRHYALIDCPGHADYIKNMITGAAQMDGGILVVSAVDGPMPQTREHILLSRQVGLPSLVVFINKCDQVDDPEIIELVESELRELLKKYKFPGDEIPIIKGSSLKALDAKSVDDEAIKPILELIKVVDEYIKEPVRETDKPFLMAIEDVFTIEGRGTVATGRIERGIIKPNEEVALIGIRPTVKTTAVSIEMFSKILDEGRAGDNVGVLLRGIKKEDTERGQVLAKPDSITPHSEFDGQVYVLNKEEGGRHTPFFTGYKPQFYFRTTDITGDVALPEGTEMVMPGDTVTLKIKLIAPIAMEDGQRFAIREGGKTVASGVVTKILK; via the coding sequence ATGGCAGAAAAAGAAAAATTTGTAAGATCAAAACCCCATGTCAATATCGGTACTATTGGCCATGTTGCGCATGGAAAAACAACCACCACTGCTGCAATTTTACACGTTTCAAGATTGAAAGGTTTAAATGCAACAAATTTTGGTGTAGATGAATTAAATGCTGCTCCAGAAGAAAGAGCCAGGGGTTTAACAATCTCAGTTTCTCACGTTGAATTTGAGAGCGATAAACGCCACTACGCTTTAATTGATTGTCCAGGACACGCCGACTATATTAAAAACATGATTACTGGAGCTGCCCAAATGGATGGAGGAATTTTAGTAGTCTCAGCCGTTGACGGCCCAATGCCTCAAACAAGAGAACACATCCTTCTATCAAGACAGGTTGGCTTGCCATCTTTGGTTGTGTTTATTAATAAATGCGACCAGGTTGATGATCCAGAAATTATTGAGTTGGTTGAATCAGAATTAAGGGAACTTCTTAAAAAATATAAGTTTCCCGGAGATGAAATACCAATTATCAAGGGTTCATCTTTAAAAGCCTTAGATGCTAAATCAGTTGATGATGAAGCTATTAAACCAATACTGGAACTGATTAAAGTTGTTGATGAGTATATTAAAGAACCAGTAAGAGAAACAGATAAACCATTTTTAATGGCAATTGAAGATGTATTTACTATTGAAGGGAGAGGAACTGTAGCAACAGGAAGAATTGAAAGAGGAATTATCAAACCCAATGAAGAAGTGGCTCTGATTGGAATAAGGCCAACTGTTAAAACAACTGCTGTTTCTATTGAGATGTTTAGCAAGATCTTAGATGAAGGAAGAGCAGGGGACAATGTTGGAGTGCTTCTTAGAGGTATTAAAAAAGAAGATACTGAGAGAGGTCAGGTATTAGCTAAGCCAGACAGCATTACACCTCATTCTGAATTTGACGGTCAGGTTTATGTTTTAAATAAAGAAGAAGGGGGAAGACATACGCCATTTTTCACTGGTTACAAGCCTCAATTCTATTTTAGAACTACTGATATTACTGGTGATGTTGCTTTGCCTGAAGGAACTGAAATGGTAATGCCTGGCGACACTGTTACTCTGAAAATTAAGTTAATTGCTCCTATTGCTATGGAAGATGGTCAACGTTTCGCTATCAGAGAAGGAGGCAAGACTGTTGCATCAGGAGTTGTTACAAAAATATTGAAATAA
- a CDS encoding site-2 protease family protein produces MNPIILIFTLIVLLFSIIIHEIAHGSVAYYLGDPTAKYAGRLTLNPLKHLDPFGSVLLPLMLFLITAGKGPIFGWAKPVPINPYNFRDQKWGTLKVSIAGPLSNFLVGIIFSLIIRFIPLSLILFILFSIIAFYNFVLGLFNLIPISPLDGYHILSSLLPDKLSGFKMFLRQYSLAFLLLFIFFGIGWIFRGAEIFYTLISGQLLIF; encoded by the coding sequence ATGAATCCAATTATTTTAATATTTACATTAATAGTGCTTCTGTTTTCAATTATAATTCATGAAATTGCTCATGGCAGCGTTGCTTATTATCTGGGAGATCCAACAGCAAAGTATGCTGGAAGATTAACTTTAAATCCTTTAAAGCACTTAGATCCGTTTGGCTCTGTTCTTTTGCCTTTAATGTTGTTTTTAATAACCGCTGGGAAAGGTCCAATTTTCGGATGGGCAAAACCAGTGCCAATTAATCCATATAACTTCCGTGACCAGAAATGGGGGACTTTAAAGGTTTCTATTGCAGGTCCTTTAAGTAATTTTCTTGTTGGAATAATTTTTAGTTTGATTATTAGATTTATCCCTTTATCATTAATACTGTTTATTTTATTTAGTATTATTGCTTTTTATAATTTTGTTTTGGGATTGTTTAATTTAATTCCTATTTCACCACTTGATGGCTATCATATTTTGTCTTCTCTGTTGCCAGATAAGCTCTCAGGATTTAAAATGTTTTTAAGACAATACAGCTTAGCTTTTCTTCTGCTATTTATATTCTTTGGAATAGGATGGATTTTTAGAGGAGCAGAAATTTTTTATACATTAATTTCAGGTCAGTTATTAATTTTTTAA
- the rplW gene encoding 50S ribosomal protein L23 translates to MALKDLFKRKKKEEVKEKKEEKKEVEKKPENVKKEPVGSVKKIKPSLKGFAYQILKSPHITEKATDLAKENKYVFRVYPRTNKIEIKKAVELLYGVKVLSVKIIKVPPKKRVFKGIKGERSGYKKAIVEVLKGQKIEIASG, encoded by the coding sequence ATGGCATTAAAAGATTTATTTAAAAGAAAAAAGAAGGAAGAGGTTAAAGAAAAGAAGGAAGAAAAAAAGGAGGTTGAAAAAAAGCCTGAAAATGTTAAAAAAGAACCTGTTGGGTCTGTTAAAAAAATAAAACCTAGCTTAAAGGGTTTTGCTTATCAAATATTGAAGTCGCCTCATATTACAGAAAAAGCAACAGATTTAGCAAAGGAAAACAAGTATGTTTTTAGGGTTTATCCAAGAACTAATAAGATTGAGATTAAAAAAGCAGTTGAATTGCTATATGGCGTTAAGGTTTTAAGCGTTAAGATTATTAAAGTTCCGCCAAAGAAAAGGGTTTTTAAGGGAATAAAAGGGGAAAGGAGTGGTTATAAAAAAGCAATTGTTGAGGTTTTAAAAGGCCAAAAAATTGAAATTGCTTCAGGATAA
- the rpsC gene encoding 30S ribosomal protein S3 — protein sequence MSHRVHPKIFRIRQTEEWESRGFYEKDFASYLEEDFKIRKFLEEKIGKFGVAKIGIERSPSRINIIVSTSRPGLIIGRRGEGIERLKQELISKVLQEKYFIKSKKEKGKARLELRLEIREIKNPWVHASLVAQLMAAQIEKRMPYRRVLKQTLSRIMSQKGIKGARVELAGRLNGVSIARKEWLGQGLLPRQTIRADIDYSHKIAKCSYGVIGVKVWIYKGEKFEK from the coding sequence ATGTCACATAGAGTCCATCCAAAAATATTTAGAATAAGGCAAACTGAAGAGTGGGAATCACGCGGTTTTTATGAAAAAGATTTTGCCTCATACTTAGAAGAAGATTTTAAGATAAGAAAATTTCTTGAAGAAAAAATTGGTAAATTTGGTGTTGCAAAAATTGGGATTGAAAGATCTCCAAGCAGAATAAATATTATAGTTTCTACTTCAAGACCGGGTTTGATTATCGGAAGAAGAGGCGAGGGTATAGAAAGATTAAAACAGGAACTTATCAGCAAGGTTTTACAAGAAAAATATTTTATAAAATCAAAGAAAGAAAAAGGTAAGGCTAGATTAGAATTAAGGCTTGAGATCAGGGAGATTAAAAACCCCTGGGTTCATGCGTCTTTAGTTGCTCAATTAATGGCAGCTCAGATAGAGAAGAGAATGCCTTACAGGCGTGTTTTAAAACAAACCCTATCTAGGATTATGTCTCAAAAAGGAATAAAAGGTGCTAGGGTTGAGTTGGCTGGCAGGCTGAATGGCGTTTCAATTGCAAGAAAAGAGTGGTTAGGACAGGGTCTTCTTCCAAGACAGACAATAAGAGCAGATATTGATTATTCTCATAAAATAGCTAAGTGCAGTTATGGAGTAATAGGAGTAAAGGTTTGGATATATAAAGGAGAGAAATTTGAAAAATAA
- the rplD gene encoding 50S ribosomal protein L4, producing the protein MKTEIINKKEKKPTQSLLPKEIFEVKFNSDLVHQVVVSQMANKRRSIAHTKDRSEVRGGGKKPWRQKGLGKARHGSIRSPIWIGGGITFGPRKDTIFKKRIPKRMKRLALFIVLSQKEKDKLLVVSDDLKFDSPKTKLMLEFINNLNLKKKSALIALPELDKNIILAARNIPNIKVVQAKDLNCLDLVSFKYLIIPKQSIKVIKETFLVKSKKQKTKDKK; encoded by the coding sequence ATGAAAACTGAAATAATAAACAAAAAAGAAAAAAAACCAACACAATCTTTGCTGCCAAAAGAGATTTTTGAAGTGAAATTTAATAGTGATTTAGTTCATCAGGTTGTTGTATCTCAGATGGCAAACAAAAGAAGGTCAATCGCTCATACCAAAGACAGAAGTGAGGTAAGAGGTGGGGGAAAAAAACCTTGGCGTCAAAAAGGATTAGGAAAAGCAAGACACGGTTCAATTAGATCTCCTATTTGGATCGGCGGAGGAATTACTTTTGGTCCAAGAAAAGATACTATTTTTAAGAAAAGAATTCCCAAGAGAATGAAAAGATTAGCTTTGTTTATAGTTTTGTCTCAAAAAGAAAAAGACAAGCTGCTTGTTGTTTCAGATGATTTAAAATTTGATAGTCCAAAAACAAAATTGATGCTTGAATTTATAAATAATCTTAATTTAAAAAAGAAAAGCGCTTTGATCGCATTGCCGGAGTTAGATAAGAACATAATTTTAGCAGCAAGAAATATTCCCAATATTAAAGTTGTTCAGGCAAAGGATTTGAATTGTTTAGACCTTGTATCTTTTAAGTACTTGATTATTCCAAAACAAAGCATAAAGGTCATTAAAGAAACATTTTTAGTAAAAAGTAAAAAACAGAAAACAAAAGACAAAAAATAA
- the rplB gene encoding 50S ribosomal protein L2: MQKRQVQFKSKKLLSKKKPEKALLLTLKRKAGRSKSGKITIRHQGGGVKRRYRIIDFGQEKINKKGKVIAIEYDPNRTAFLALIEYEDNEKGYILAPAGIKVNDEIICAEKTELKIGNRLQLKNILIGTQVYNIEMIKGIGGRMVRSAGTSAKVLANDGGYIHLQMPSSEVRKVPEHCFASIGQVSHPEKRFEKFRKAGTKRLKGIRPTVRGSAMNPPDHPHGGGSGRSGIGMKHPKTPWGKIALGVRTRKKKWTDKLILKRRKKK; the protein is encoded by the coding sequence ATGCAAAAAAGACAAGTTCAATTTAAAAGCAAAAAATTGTTATCAAAGAAAAAGCCTGAAAAAGCTTTACTTTTGACTTTGAAAAGAAAGGCTGGCAGATCAAAGTCTGGAAAAATTACTATTCGTCATCAAGGAGGTGGAGTGAAAAGACGCTATAGAATTATTGATTTTGGCCAAGAAAAGATTAATAAAAAAGGAAAAGTAATAGCAATAGAATATGATCCAAATAGAACAGCATTTTTAGCTTTAATTGAGTATGAAGACAATGAAAAAGGCTATATTCTTGCTCCAGCTGGAATTAAGGTTAATGATGAAATAATTTGTGCTGAAAAAACTGAACTTAAAATAGGTAATAGATTGCAGCTCAAAAATATTCTTATTGGAACCCAAGTTTATAATATTGAAATGATAAAAGGAATAGGCGGCAGAATGGTAAGGTCAGCAGGAACTTCAGCTAAGGTTTTAGCCAATGACGGAGGTTATATTCATCTTCAAATGCCTTCTAGTGAAGTAAGAAAGGTTCCAGAGCATTGTTTTGCTTCAATCGGTCAGGTTTCTCATCCAGAAAAGAGATTTGAGAAATTTAGAAAAGCAGGAACAAAAAGATTAAAAGGGATAAGACCAACAGTAAGAGGTTCAGCAATGAATCCTCCTGACCATCCTCATGGAGGAGGTTCAGGGAGGAGTGGTATTGGAATGAAACATCCTAAAACGCCATGGGGAAAGATAGCATTAGGGGTTAGAACAAGAAAAAAGAAATGGACAGATAAATTAATTTTAAAAAGAAGGAAAAAGAAATAA
- the rpsJ gene encoding 30S ribosomal protein S10 has translation MPKKKTDTVEPDIKTRLRIKLKAYDHKVIDSSAKQIIEMAERYSVKVLGPVPLPTEINKYTVNRSTFIHKKSKEQFEIRIHKRLIDILEPSPKVIDALQGLNLPAGVDIEIKM, from the coding sequence ATGCCAAAGAAAAAAACAGATACTGTTGAGCCCGATATTAAGACTAGGCTCAGGATTAAGCTTAAAGCTTATGATCATAAAGTAATTGATAGTTCTGCCAAACAAATTATTGAAATGGCAGAGCGTTATAGTGTTAAGGTACTGGGACCTGTTCCTTTACCTACTGAAATTAATAAATACACTGTTAATAGATCTACTTTTATTCATAAAAAAAGCAAAGAACAGTTTGAAATTAGAATTCATAAAAGATTGATTGATATCCTGGAGCCAAGCCCTAAAGTGATTGATGCTTTGCAAGGTTTGAATTTACCTGCTGGAGTTGATATTGAAATCAAAATGTAA
- the rpsL gene encoding 30S ribosomal protein S12: MPTINQLVKKPRKKPKKRKKASVFKFSFNALKNRPIKYPSPFKRGVCLKVFTMTPKKPHSGLKKVARVRLTNGQEVTAYIPGEGHNLQEHSVVMIRGGRIKDLPGVSYKVVRGVLDAGGVEGRKQIRSKYGTKRPKK; the protein is encoded by the coding sequence ATGCCAACAATTAATCAATTAGTTAAAAAACCAAGAAAAAAACCAAAAAAGCGAAAGAAAGCTTCTGTTTTTAAATTTAGTTTTAATGCTTTAAAAAACAGACCAATAAAATATCCTTCTCCGTTTAAAAGAGGGGTGTGCTTAAAAGTTTTTACAATGACTCCTAAAAAACCTCATTCAGGACTAAAAAAGGTTGCAAGAGTAAGACTGACTAATGGTCAGGAAGTAACAGCATATATTCCTGGAGAGGGTCATAACCTGCAGGAGCATTCTGTTGTAATGATAAGAGGCGGGAGAATTAAGGATTTGCCAGGAGTAAGTTATAAAGTAGTAAGAGGTGTTTTAGATGCAGGAGGAGTTGAGGGCAGAAAACAGATAAGATCAAAATATGGAACAAAAAGACCAAAAAAATAA
- the rpsG gene encoding 30S ribosomal protein S7, translating into MARRRKKIKKREIQPDLVYNSEEISKFINYIMRKGKKSIARKIVYSAFDIIKEKTKKEPLEIFNQAIKNTSPILEVRPRRVGGATYQIPVEVKGERKFTLAMRWIIKAAKTKKGRPMREKLAEELMSAANNTGWAVKKKEDTYKMAEANRAFAHFSY; encoded by the coding sequence ATGGCTAGAAGAAGAAAAAAAATAAAGAAAAGAGAAATTCAGCCTGATCTTGTATATAACAGTGAAGAGATTTCCAAATTCATTAATTACATAATGAGAAAAGGTAAAAAAAGTATTGCTAGAAAAATTGTTTATAGTGCTTTTGATATTATTAAGGAGAAAACAAAAAAAGAACCATTAGAGATTTTTAATCAAGCGATTAAAAACACAAGTCCAATACTGGAAGTAAGACCAAGAAGAGTTGGTGGAGCAACATATCAAATTCCAGTAGAAGTAAAAGGAGAAAGAAAGTTTACTCTAGCAATGAGGTGGATAATAAAGGCAGCTAAAACAAAAAAAGGTAGGCCAATGAGGGAAAAGCTGGCTGAAGAATTAATGAGTGCTGCTAATAATACTGGCTGGGCAGTAAAGAAAAAAGAAGATACTTATAAGATGGCAGAAGCTAATCGTGCCTTCGCTCATTTTTCTTATTAA
- the rplC gene encoding 50S ribosomal protein L3, whose protein sequence is MKFILGLKIGMSKVFDEKGIPVPVTLVEAGPCEITQIKTKEKDGYKAVQIGFLKLKDKKIKKSQKNKAFKHLREFQANISDYKVGQKIDVSNFEEVKLIKISGISKGKGFAGGVKRWGFRGQPKSRGAKGFLRSIGSIGASSPSRVIKGKKMPGRMGFDRITVKNLKIIKIDKKNNALFIRGAIPGRKGTLLEIRG, encoded by the coding sequence ATGAAGTTTATACTAGGTTTAAAAATAGGTATGTCAAAAGTGTTTGATGAAAAAGGAATTCCAGTTCCTGTTACTTTGGTTGAGGCTGGACCTTGTGAGATTACCCAAATTAAGACTAAAGAGAAAGATGGCTATAAAGCTGTTCAGATTGGCTTTTTGAAATTAAAAGATAAAAAAATTAAGAAAAGTCAGAAAAACAAAGCCTTTAAACATTTAAGAGAGTTTCAGGCAAATATTTCAGATTATAAAGTTGGACAGAAAATTGATGTCTCTAATTTTGAAGAGGTTAAGTTAATAAAGATATCAGGGATTTCTAAAGGAAAAGGATTTGCTGGAGGAGTAAAAAGATGGGGGTTTAGGGGGCAGCCTAAATCCAGAGGGGCAAAAGGCTTTTTAAGATCAATAGGTTCAATAGGAGCTTCAAGCCCTTCAAGAGTGATAAAAGGAAAAAAAATGCCTGGCAGAATGGGCTTTGATAGAATTACAGTAAAGAATTTAAAAATTATTAAAATTGATAAAAAGAACAATGCTTTGTTTATAAGAGGGGCTATACCTGGAAGAAAAGGAACTTTGCTTGAAATAAGAGGATAA